The following proteins are encoded in a genomic region of Musa acuminata AAA Group cultivar baxijiao chromosome BXJ2-11, Cavendish_Baxijiao_AAA, whole genome shotgun sequence:
- the LOC135626816 gene encoding uncharacterized protein LOC135626816: MHRQSLGSPGASGGDGKEEKRRSIIGASGSAVTAPPEKPEAAFDADKLIRTSTRADRSIHLIPVFTILCLVVLYFFSHEPTHADLQTFSGPALRFDTRDAVSGTETGGVTSAAIHESHRGMKASAAARRLRHRKLKST, from the exons ATGCATCGCCAATCCCTGGGATCGCCTGGCGCTTCCGGAGGAGATGGGAAGGAGGAGAAACGGAGGAGCATTATCGGCGCCTCTGGATCTGCGGTTACGGCGCCGCCGGAGAAGCCGGAGGCGGCTTTCGATGCGGACAAGCTGATCCGGACGAGCACCAGGGCGGACAGGTCCATCCATCTCATCCCCGTCTTCACCATCCTCTGCCTCGTCGTCCTCTACTTCTTCTCCCACGAACCCACCCACGCAG ATCTTCAAACCTTCAGCGGCCCCGCCCTCCGCTTCGACACCAGAG ATGCGGTTTCGGGGACGGAGACGGGAGGCGTAACGTCAGCAGCGATTCACGAGAGCCATCGGGGAATGAAGGCATCGGCGGCAGCCAGGCGGCTGCGCCACCGAAAGCTTAAGAGCACCTAG